One window of Methanobrevibacter woesei genomic DNA carries:
- a CDS encoding pyridoxal phosphate-dependent aminotransferase, producing MNTDNKGIEDTLQKKYDKIERVPPKGYDCANDFFEDVFNDKEMIWMGQNTNHLHDDTIAKAMANCVMTKEYCKYPPPEGFSDLKQLILDDLGLENQEVFLTAGATESLHICMNGLLNKSDNVITCDPGYLIIGTFAERFADEVKYVPIYSEENNYKLTPELVRENMDENTKMIILIDPLNPLGTAYTEEEIKEFAEIAIENDIYLLHDITYKDFARQHFVAAKYAPKNTITIYSFSKIFGMAGLRIGAVISTPEINEVLKNVVVNDLGVNIVAQYGAMAGLKSKDQWIGEIRETSFSNQKLIKEMIDGIDGVFLPVYPSDGNMMVIDLSGVGISPKKMSEYLLDKKIFTREGEYTSRLVGDKYLRISFSIPEEGIKKFCEEFPKAVEALKK from the coding sequence ATGAACACTGATAATAAGGGGATTGAGGATACCCTTCAAAAGAAATATGATAAAATTGAAAGAGTTCCTCCAAAAGGTTATGATTGCGCAAATGACTTTTTTGAAGATGTTTTTAATGATAAAGAAATGATTTGGATGGGTCAAAACACAAATCATTTACATGATGATACAATAGCTAAAGCTATGGCTAATTGTGTAATGACAAAAGAGTATTGTAAATATCCACCTCCAGAAGGATTTTCCGATTTAAAACAATTAATTTTAGATGACTTAGGTTTAGAGAATCAAGAAGTATTTTTAACAGCTGGAGCTACTGAATCTTTACATATTTGTATGAATGGGTTATTAAACAAAAGTGATAATGTAATTACTTGTGATCCAGGTTATTTGATTATAGGTACTTTCGCTGAAAGATTTGCAGATGAAGTTAAATATGTTCCAATTTACAGTGAAGAAAATAATTATAAGTTAACTCCAGAACTTGTAAGGGAAAATATGGATGAAAACACAAAAATGATTATTTTAATTGATCCATTAAATCCATTAGGAACTGCTTACACTGAGGAAGAAATCAAAGAATTTGCTGAAATAGCTATTGAAAACGATATCTATCTTTTACATGATATTACCTATAAGGATTTTGCAAGACAACATTTTGTAGCTGCAAAATATGCTCCTAAGAATACTATAACTATTTATAGTTTCTCTAAAATATTCGGTATGGCTGGTTTAAGGATTGGGGCAGTTATATCCACACCTGAAATTAATGAAGTTTTAAAAAATGTTGTTGTTAATGATTTAGGTGTAAATATAGTTGCACAATATGGTGCAATGGCTGGATTAAAATCTAAAGACCAATGGATAGGTGAGATTAGGGAAACTTCTTTCAGCAATCAAAAATTAATTAAAGAAATGATTGATGGAATTGATGGAGTATTTTTACCGGTTTACCCATCTGATGGTAATATGATGGTTATTGACTTGTCTGGTGTTGGAATTTCTCCTAAAAAAATGTCTGAATATTTATTAGACAAAAAAATATTTACAAGAGAAGGAGAATATACTAGCCGGTTAGTTGGGGATAAATATCTACGTATAAGCTTTTCAATTCCAGAAGAAGGCATTAAAAAGTTCTGTGAAGAATTCCCTAAAGCTGTTGAAGCTTTAAAGAAGTAA
- the pth2 gene encoding aminoacyl-tRNA hydrolase has protein sequence MKQVMVVRNDLKMGKGKIAAQCCHGSLGAYKKTNSEKIRKWENEAYAKVVCKVNSLEELLELKKQAIINKVSYYLVVDAGRTQVPTSTTTVLALGPDEDEILDKITGDLKLL, from the coding sequence ATGAAACAAGTAATGGTTGTAAGAAATGATTTAAAAATGGGTAAAGGAAAAATAGCTGCTCAATGCTGTCATGGTTCATTAGGTGCATATAAAAAAACCAATTCTGAAAAAATTCGTAAATGGGAAAATGAAGCATATGCTAAAGTTGTTTGTAAAGTTAATTCTTTAGAAGAACTTTTAGAACTTAAAAAGCAAGCTATTATTAATAAAGTTTCTTATTATCTTGTAGTTGATGCTGGAAGGACTCAAGTACCTACATCAACAACAACAGTTTTGGCCTTGGGGCCTGATGAAGATGAAATACTTGATAAAATCACTGGGGATTTAAAGTTATTGTAG
- a CDS encoding ferredoxin yields MISNTEERRDIRFKYHSPVPNSYRIPNPSKPLRNISDEVFEEFKKMAFEIGVAGLSYSKLSDDFKAEWNIDFDNVIILKYEMSPDFLYLEPSKEKCKLIDDEFQEVGGFIYDIADFLRENGFEANLLNPLDDEVSLRAIATQSNDCVILRSNMCLFKEGLNMGFFMLSTSIDNLPFKEENDMLWAAKYCETCGKCINKCPLNAYDENEKVLRKVCTAHSEGCNDCILNCPFFKKGYDFLEKKFKKKLVG; encoded by the coding sequence ATGATATCTAATACTGAGGAAAGGAGAGATATAAGATTTAAATATCATTCTCCAGTTCCTAATTCTTATAGAATTCCAAACCCTTCAAAACCTCTTAGAAATATTTCTGATGAAGTTTTTGAAGAATTTAAAAAAATGGCCTTTGAAATAGGTGTTGCTGGTTTAAGTTATTCTAAATTAAGTGATGACTTTAAAGCAGAGTGGAATATTGATTTTGATAATGTAATTATTTTAAAATATGAAATGAGTCCTGACTTCCTTTATTTAGAACCATCTAAAGAAAAATGTAAATTAATTGATGATGAATTTCAGGAAGTTGGGGGATTTATTTATGACATTGCTGATTTTTTAAGAGAGAATGGATTTGAAGCTAATTTACTTAATCCTTTAGATGATGAAGTTAGTTTAAGAGCCATTGCTACACAATCCAATGATTGTGTAATTCTTAGAAGCAATATGTGTCTTTTTAAAGAAGGATTAAACATGGGTTTCTTCATGTTATCTACTTCTATTGATAATTTGCCTTTCAAAGAAGAAAATGATATGTTATGGGCTGCAAAGTACTGTGAAACCTGTGGTAAATGTATAAACAAATGCCCGCTTAATGCATATGATGAAAATGAAAAAGTGCTTCGTAAGGTATGTACTGCCCATAGTGAGGGCTGTAATGATTGTATTTTAAATTGTCCTTTTTTTAAGAAAGGTTATGACTTTTTAGAGAAAAAATTCAAGAAAAAATTGGTTGGTTAA
- a CDS encoding zinc finger domain-containing protein, with translation MKTVECISCKQEIPLTGPFVEFECPICGAKIARCEKCRTFGHAYKCECGFEGP, from the coding sequence ATGAAAACAGTAGAATGTATATCTTGTAAACAAGAAATTCCATTAACTGGTCCTTTCGTTGAATTCGAATGTCCAATTTGTGGTGCAAAAATCGCTAGATGTGAAAAATGCCGTACTTTTGGCCATGCATACAAATGTGAATGTGGATTTGAAGGACCTTAA
- a CDS encoding DUF4012 domain-containing protein: MRRRKKISIAIIVVIIIGIVAVVAGTMFMPTNNELSTGEKHILICALDESEARQGMGGCDMAFIVTLNNGSLVNYSAVYPGGLTHPTAEEPQEAQEMGAGEKLLMHDSFWYDDDEQSMKLAKEIVEYNLNVSIDAVVAVNTEAIDAVIQAASPIEVNGQTLEVSGIDIIREEQYGQGVTRGTAVLDLVQGIASSADDPLTKAKMVQAAMDQYAKGNIVMTPADEFIGLLASKGLSSLFG, encoded by the coding sequence ATGAGAAGGAGAAAAAAGATAAGTATTGCCATTATAGTGGTTATTATCATAGGTATTGTAGCAGTTGTTGCGGGAACTATGTTTATGCCAACTAATAATGAGCTATCGACTGGGGAAAAACATATATTGATATGTGCATTGGATGAAAGTGAAGCTCGTCAAGGAATGGGGGGCTGTGATATGGCATTTATTGTAACTCTTAATAATGGATCCTTAGTTAATTATTCTGCAGTTTATCCTGGTGGTTTAACACACCCAACTGCTGAAGAGCCTCAAGAAGCTCAGGAAATGGGTGCTGGAGAAAAGTTACTTATGCATGATTCCTTCTGGTATGATGATGATGAACAGTCTATGAAACTTGCTAAAGAGATTGTTGAATACAATTTAAATGTTTCAATTGATGCAGTTGTTGCAGTTAATACTGAGGCAATTGATGCAGTTATTCAAGCAGCATCACCGATTGAGGTTAATGGTCAAACATTAGAGGTTAGTGGTATTGATATTATTAGGGAAGAACAATATGGTCAAGGTGTAACAAGAGGAACTGCTGTTTTAGATTTAGTTCAAGGTATCGCATCATCTGCTGATGATCCTTTAACAAAAGCAAAAATGGTTCAAGCAGCTATGGATCAATATGCTAAAGGAAATATTGTTATGACTCCTGCTGATGAATTTATTGGTTTATTAGCTTCTAAAGGTTTATCCAGTTTATTTGGATAA
- a CDS encoding L-threonylcarbamoyladenylate synthase — protein MRILKTNNENPDKEVIEEAIRVMAHGGIVLYPTDTVYGLGVNIFNKKAVRRIYDIKKRSLMKPLSIIVSSKDAISHVANLRTRDKIYVDKFLPGPYTLILNKTKIVPRVVTSGLKHVGVRIPDNEIACRISDLFPVTTTSANLSDHEVCETPDEILDQLNHDVDLVIDVGKLKRNKPSTIINLTSEKPIILER, from the coding sequence ATGAGAATATTGAAAACAAATAATGAAAATCCAGATAAGGAAGTTATTGAAGAAGCTATTAGGGTAATGGCTCATGGGGGTATTGTTTTATACCCTACTGATACAGTTTATGGTTTGGGAGTCAATATTTTTAATAAAAAAGCTGTTCGTCGCATTTATGATATTAAGAAAAGATCTTTAATGAAACCATTATCCATTATTGTTTCAAGTAAGGATGCAATTTCTCATGTTGCTAATTTAAGAACTAGGGACAAAATTTATGTTGACAAATTTTTGCCAGGACCATATACTCTTATTTTAAATAAAACTAAAATCGTTCCAAGAGTTGTTACAAGTGGTTTAAAGCATGTTGGAGTTAGAATACCTGATAATGAAATAGCTTGCAGGATTTCTGATTTATTCCCAGTTACAACAACCAGTGCTAATTTGTCTGACCATGAAGTTTGTGAAACACCTGATGAAATTTTAGACCAGTTGAATCATGATGTTGATTTAGTAATTGATGTAGGTAAACTAAAAAGAAATAAACCATCTACAATTATTAATTTAACTTCTGAGAAGCCTATTATTTTAGAACGTTAA
- a CDS encoding ribosome biogenesis/translation initiation ATPase RLI, which yields MSRISILDKEKCQPKKCDYVCISYCPGVRMEEDTIVIDEDTKKPLISEQLCEGCGICTNRCPFDAISIINLPEAVGEPIHRFGQNQFELFGLPDLAEGTVLGLLGQNGIGKSTIMRILSGELIPNLGDYDFEPKNWDHIIEYYKGSSLQNYFKQLSSGEIKAILKPQMVDQLPKVVKGNVKNLLENVDERGKFDYVCEELDLENVLDRDMKNLSGGELQRVAIAATVLREGDFYYFDEPTSWLDVSQRLNAVKVIRSLAEDGKSVLVIEHDLATLDALSDNIHILYGEPGGYGVVSGRKGVRIGINAYINGFLSEENVRIRKNPIEFTIRPPTPEDEGDVLSSYSDLTKDYDGFNLEVDAGEIYYDEIVTAFGSNGIGKTTFAKILAGVDKPTTGETNEEVTIAYKPQYIVSNFEGRVQDFLYMYAPSYGSKIFNSEIMAPLKLEDILEKDVKTLSGGELQRLAIATTLSKDAQIYLFDEPTAFLDVEQRLVAARVIRKLVESRNAASLIVDHDIVFIDYISDRAMVFSGTPGLNGHASKPADLRTSMNEFLGNLNITFRRDKETKRPRVNKLDSYLDREQKEKGEYYYLSD from the coding sequence ATGAGCAGAATATCTATTTTAGACAAGGAGAAATGTCAACCAAAAAAATGTGATTATGTTTGTATTAGTTATTGTCCTGGAGTTAGAATGGAAGAAGATACAATAGTAATCGATGAAGATACTAAAAAACCATTAATTTCAGAGCAATTATGTGAAGGTTGTGGTATTTGTACTAATAGATGTCCTTTTGATGCTATTTCTATAATTAATTTACCTGAAGCTGTTGGAGAACCAATTCATAGATTTGGACAAAACCAATTCGAACTATTTGGACTTCCAGACCTTGCAGAAGGAACAGTATTAGGTCTTTTAGGACAGAATGGTATTGGAAAATCCACAATTATGAGAATTTTATCTGGAGAATTAATTCCAAACTTAGGAGATTATGATTTTGAACCTAAGAATTGGGATCATATAATTGAATATTATAAAGGTTCTTCACTTCAAAACTACTTTAAACAATTGTCTTCTGGAGAAATTAAAGCTATTTTAAAACCACAGATGGTAGATCAGCTTCCAAAAGTAGTCAAAGGAAATGTTAAAAATTTACTTGAAAATGTAGATGAAAGAGGTAAATTTGATTATGTCTGTGAAGAATTAGACCTTGAAAATGTCTTAGATAGAGATATGAAAAACTTAAGTGGAGGAGAACTTCAAAGAGTAGCTATTGCTGCAACTGTTTTAAGAGAAGGAGATTTCTACTACTTTGACGAACCTACATCATGGTTAGATGTATCTCAAAGATTAAATGCAGTAAAAGTAATCAGATCCCTTGCAGAAGATGGAAAATCAGTACTTGTAATTGAACACGACCTAGCTACTTTAGATGCATTATCTGACAACATCCATATTTTATATGGTGAACCTGGAGGATATGGTGTTGTATCTGGAAGAAAAGGAGTTAGAATTGGAATTAATGCATATATCAATGGATTTTTATCTGAAGAAAATGTAAGAATTAGAAAAAATCCAATTGAATTCACAATAAGACCTCCAACTCCTGAAGATGAAGGAGATGTTTTAAGCAGCTATAGTGATTTAACTAAGGATTATGATGGATTTAATCTGGAAGTAGATGCTGGAGAAATTTATTATGATGAAATTGTAACTGCATTTGGTTCAAATGGTATTGGAAAAACAACCTTTGCAAAAATACTTGCAGGAGTGGATAAACCAACTACTGGTGAAACCAATGAAGAAGTCACAATAGCTTACAAGCCACAATATATCGTTTCAAACTTTGAAGGACGTGTACAGGACTTTTTATACATGTATGCTCCAAGTTATGGATCTAAAATATTCAATAGTGAAATTATGGCTCCTCTTAAATTAGAAGACATTTTAGAAAAAGATGTTAAAACATTGAGTGGAGGAGAACTCCAGAGATTAGCTATTGCAACCACATTGTCAAAAGATGCACAGATTTATCTTTTTGACGAACCAACAGCATTCTTAGATGTTGAACAAAGATTAGTTGCTGCAAGAGTTATCAGAAAACTTGTAGAAAGTAGAAATGCTGCATCTTTAATTGTTGACCACGATATTGTCTTTATAGATTACATCTCCGATAGAGCAATGGTATTTAGTGGAACTCCAGGATTAAATGGTCATGCATCAAAACCAGCAGATTTAAGAACATCAATGAACGAATTCCTTGGAAACTTAAATATCACATTTAGAAGAGACAAAGAAACAAAAAGACCAAGAGTTAATAAATTAGATAGTTATCTTGATCGTGAACAAAAAGAAAAAGGAGAATATTATTATTTATCAGATTAG
- a CDS encoding putative zinc-binding protein codes for MRDKIALVSCSGLSPLGLVVRAATVDLALEEDNIVAACITEYSAQPNQCSPILKDAPVVAITGCKDDCVSTILKEKDVKVEKTIDAESIVVGANLNPNDSARLDEQGELAVVELKKAILKELEDL; via the coding sequence ATGAGAGATAAAATAGCTTTAGTTTCATGTAGTGGTTTAAGTCCTTTAGGTTTAGTTGTAAGAGCAGCTACTGTTGATTTAGCATTGGAAGAAGATAATATTGTTGCAGCTTGTATTACGGAATATTCTGCACAACCTAATCAATGTAGCCCTATTTTAAAAGATGCTCCAGTTGTGGCTATTACTGGATGTAAAGATGACTGTGTATCTACAATATTAAAAGAAAAAGATGTCAAAGTTGAAAAAACTATTGATGCGGAGTCTATTGTTGTAGGTGCAAATTTAAACCCAAATGATTCCGCTAGGTTAGATGAACAAGGAGAACTAGCTGTTGTGGAATTAAAAAAAGCAATTTTAAAAGAGTTAGAAGATTTATAA
- a CDS encoding amino acid kinase family protein, producing the protein MKQVVKVGGSLFPDYAIDLVKKLKSTDSLVILGGGEFANLIRKYDDILNLSDETAHNAAIDCMDILAQLVDDKVSSSRLAYSIEEAEEINKLGLTPILIVSKILKEDDPFECSWDVTSDSIAAYISHLLNANLLIVTNVNGIYTREPSEEGSKFISKIDAKKLLTFEESSIDLMLPSLLIKYGSNCYVVNGKYPNRVLALINDSKDYNFDYTKIIGD; encoded by the coding sequence ATTAAACAGGTTGTTAAGGTTGGGGGCAGTTTATTTCCAGATTATGCTATTGATTTAGTTAAAAAGTTAAAAAGCACTGATTCTTTAGTTATTCTTGGTGGAGGAGAATTTGCAAATCTTATTCGTAAATATGATGATATTTTGAATTTATCTGATGAAACTGCACATAATGCTGCTATTGATTGTATGGATATTTTGGCACAGCTGGTTGATGATAAAGTAAGTTCTTCTAGATTAGCTTATTCTATTGAAGAAGCAGAAGAAATAAATAAACTTGGTTTAACTCCTATTTTGATTGTTTCAAAGATTTTAAAAGAAGATGATCCTTTTGAATGTTCATGGGATGTTACTTCAGATTCAATTGCGGCCTACATTTCTCACCTTTTAAATGCAAACCTTTTAATAGTAACAAATGTAAATGGTATATATACCCGTGAACCTAGTGAAGAAGGTTCCAAATTCATTAGTAAAATTGATGCAAAAAAACTACTAACTTTTGAAGAATCATCAATTGACTTAATGTTGCCTTCTCTTTTAATTAAGTACGGGTCTAATTGTTATGTTGTAAATGGTAAATATCCTAATAGAGTTTTAGCTCTTATTAATGATTCAAAGGATTACAATTTCGATTATACAAAAATAATTGGTGATTAA
- the radB gene encoding DNA repair and recombination protein RadB — MKILADLEDNYKIPTNSSIDELIGGGIEKGTITQIFGPPGSGKSNIALTLTVNVAKNNKKAIYIDTEGGISVERIKQIAKFDFSKIASNIMVFEPTTFTEQNENLKSIEFWLRNNHEDVDLLILDSAVALYRVDDMKSSKLNKELGKQMGILSKIARQYDIAVVLTNQIYNSFDDDGNNDIKAVGGTILQYWSKVILQLDLGDEPNQRVVTLKRHRSIAEGKSSTFKITSRGIS, encoded by the coding sequence ATGAAAATATTAGCTGATTTAGAAGATAACTATAAAATTCCAACAAATTCCTCTATTGATGAGCTTATTGGTGGTGGAATTGAAAAAGGAACTATTACTCAGATTTTTGGCCCACCAGGTTCTGGTAAAAGTAATATTGCTTTAACTTTAACTGTTAATGTGGCTAAAAATAATAAAAAAGCAATTTATATAGATACTGAAGGAGGTATCTCTGTTGAAAGAATTAAACAAATTGCCAAATTTGATTTTTCTAAAATAGCTAGTAATATTATGGTTTTTGAACCAACTACTTTCACAGAACAAAATGAAAATCTAAAATCTATTGAATTTTGGCTTAGAAATAATCATGAAGATGTGGATTTACTTATATTGGATTCTGCGGTTGCTCTTTATAGGGTTGATGATATGAAGTCTTCTAAACTTAATAAAGAGTTAGGTAAACAGATGGGTATCTTATCTAAGATTGCACGTCAATATGATATCGCTGTTGTTTTAACTAACCAGATTTACAACTCCTTTGATGATGATGGTAACAATGATATTAAAGCTGTTGGTGGAACTATTTTACAATATTGGAGTAAAGTCATTCTGCAACTGGATTTAGGTGATGAACCAAATCAGAGAGTTGTTACCTTAAAAAGGCATAGGAGTATTGCAGAAGGTAAATCCTCTACTTTTAAAATTACTTCCAGGGGTATTTCATAG
- a CDS encoding elongation factor 1-beta: MSDVVATMKIMPESPDVDLEALKADIQAAMPDDAEFHKIDEEPIAFGLTALNLMFIIEDGEGGTESTEEAMGKLNNVASVEITDTRRLM; the protein is encoded by the coding sequence ATGAGTGATGTAGTAGCAACTATGAAAATCATGCCTGAAAGCCCTGATGTAGATTTAGAAGCTTTAAAAGCAGATATTCAAGCTGCAATGCCTGATGATGCTGAATTCCATAAAATCGATGAAGAACCAATTGCATTTGGTTTAACTGCATTAAATTTAATGTTCATCATTGAAGATGGTGAAGGTGGAACTGAATCCACTGAAGAAGCTATGGGTAAATTAAACAACGTAGCTAGTGTAGAAATCACTGATACTAGAAGATTAATGTAA